The nucleotide sequence TTGAAGAAGACCTGCTGGCATTGAGCCTTGTCCATTTTGGATGATGCTCATGATATCATCTTTTGATAAACGAGAGCCTGCATCTGCTAATTTTGGACCTACGCCGCCTTCAAGATTTTGACCGTGACAGCTAGCACAGCTTTGTTGGTAGACTTCTTCTGCACCGGCAGTATCTACAGCACCGCCTTCGCCTTCAGTACCTTCAGCTGGCTCTTCTGCTGGTTGCTCCTCTGCTGGCTGTTCTTCTGCTGGTTGCTCAGCTGGTTCTTCTGACGCGTTATTTTCGCCACCGCCGCCACAAGCACCAAGAACTAATGCCGAGCCAAACAACATAGCTAGTAACTTCTTCTTCATTAACGACTCCCCCTTACAAGGTTTTTTGACAAGTTCAGACTGATAACAAGCATGTTTATCCAGCCTGACAAAAGTGTACCATTAAAATTATGTACACTACTTCATTATAACCAAATTATTCCCGTTTAAAACCCTCACCTAACACTTCGGATGCATCCATAACAATCACAAAAGCAGAGCTATCAATACTTTTAACAAGTTGTTTCAATTTTGTGAACTCACTTTGTTCAACGACACACATCAAAACTGGACGCTCATCGTCTGTATAACCGCCCTGCGCAGAGATCCTCGTTACCCCTCGGTCTATTTTCTCTAAGACGCCTTTTCGTACTTCAGGCTCACGATCTGTAATGATAAGTGCCATCTTCGAACGTCCAAACCCAACCTGGACAATATCAATTGTTTTACTTGTTACGAATAGTCCGATTAATGCATACAGTGCCTGCTCTACATTAAAGACAAACGCTGATGTTGTGACCGTAATACCATCAATAAGCGCTACACAAGCACCTAAGGAAATGCCTGTATACTTATGTAAAATTGCGGCTAAAATTGCCACACCACCTGTGGACCCATTCCCTCTAAATACCATTCCTAAACCTAAACCAATTCCAATCCCGCCAAACAAAGCACCTAGAAGCGGTTCGGTCGTTAATGGCTCAATATTTCTCGACAAATAAACGAAAAATGGCAAAGCAAACGTCCCAAGCAATGACTTCGCACCAAAAGCGAGACCTAACGTAAGCAAGGCAAGAAAGAATAACGGCACATTTACCGCAGCCTGAAAGATCGCCGGCTCCCAGCCGAATACAGCATCCAAAATAATACTTATCCCGCTAATACCACCAGAGGCAATCTTATTCGGAAGTAAAAATAAGTTAAAAGCAAGCGCCATTATGCATGAGCCAATTAACACATACGCATAGCTTATTACCATCGTTAAAATACGATTCGGCTCCTGCCTTTTATATTTTTTCATCATCATAAACCAGCCCCCGCTTTCTGAAAAAAATAGAAAAATTTAAACCGATAACATCATAACTTCGAAAGTATATCACGGGGTATTTTCACTGTAAACGAAACTAAAATAACGCGTTAACAAGCTAAATGAGCACTGTATTAGCGCATTTCTCTACTAGGATAAGCAGCAGCTTGGCAGTTCATGCACAGAAAATTCCACTAAAAAGAGGATGACGATAATCGTCACCCTCTTTGCGAACATGTTATGCATTTATTCGTGAACGTAAATAAGCGTCGATGAACATTTCAAGGTCGCCGTCCATAACTGCTTGCGTGTTTCCAACCTCAACATTTGTACGATGGTCTTTAACCATTGAATAAGGGTGGAACACATAGGAACGAATCTGACTTCCCCAGCCGATCTCTTTCTGTTCACCACGAATTTCAGCAAGCTCTTGTTCTTGCTCTTCAATCCGCTTCTGATATAACTTCGCTTTTAACATTTTCATCGCGCGATCACGGTTTTTAATTTGTGAGCGTTCAGACTGACATGTCACGATCACATTCGTCGGCGTATGCGTAATCCGAACCGCTGAATCCGTCGTATTTACGTGCTGTCCGCCTGCTCCGCTGGCACGGTACGTGTCGATCTTCAAATCCTCTGTGCGAATATCGATTTCAATTTCATCATTGAACTCAGGCATCACTTCACACGAAACGAACGATGTATGACGGCGGCCTGATGAATCAAATGGTGAAATACGCACAAGGCGATGAACACCTTTTTCCGCTTTCAAATAGCCATACGCATTGTGACCTTTAATAAGAAGCGTCACACTCTTCACCCCTGCTTCATCGCCAGGAAGGTAGTCAAGTGTCTCAACCTTAAAGCCTTTACGCTCACCCCAGCGAGAATACATCCGCAGAAGCATGGAAGCCCAGTCTTGAGACTCCGTACCGCCTGCGCCAGGATGAAGCTCCAGAATGGCATTATTTTTATCGTAAGGCTCACTTAACAATAAGTTCAGTTCAAACTGATTCAAGCCTTTCGCTAAATCTTTAATCTCTTCTTCCAGCTCAGCACGTAAGTCTTCATCATGCTCTTCCTTCACAAGCTCATAAGAAACTTCAAGGTTTTCATAGCGCTCCTGTAAGTCTTGGAATGAATGAGCCGAATCCTTCAATGCATTCACTTCACCAATCACTTTCTGAGCCGAATCCTGGTCATCCCAAAATGACGGCTCCGCCATTACTCCTTCAAGCTCCGCGATCCGCGCCTTCTTCGTATCGAGGTCAAAGAGACCCCCTAAAGTCCGCTAAACGCTTAGCCATTTTCTCAAGTTCTTGTTTAATTTCAACAAGTTCCATATTGCTCACCTCGTAGAATGTCTTTGTTAAATTAATAGTACCCCGGTCTTAACGTCCGTGACACTGCTTATATTTCTTGCCGCTTCCGCATGGGCAAGGGTCGTTTCGGCCGACTTCGTCTTTCTTAACGAATGGCTTGCGTTTCTTTGTTTCTTCGTCTTGCTTCGGATTGACCGCTTGTCCTTCTGCAACCTTCTCACGTTGAAGGTTATTTTGAATTTGCGCTTTCATGACGTATTTTGTGACATCTTCTTCAATCGTCGCGATCATATTCTCGAACATTGAGAAACCTTCCATTTGATACTCGCGCAGCGGATCATTTTGACCGTAAGCGCGCAGGTGAATACCTTGACGCAGCTGGTCCATCGCATCAATATGGTCCATCCACTTCGTATCGACTACACGAAGAACGATTACTTTTTCAAATTCACGCATTTGTTCAGGACCAAACGCTTCTTCTTTCTCATCATATTTTGCATGCACTTTCTCTATGATAAGCTCAAGAATTTCTTCCTGTACTTTACCTGCAAGGTCGTTTTTGCTTAACGCACCTTCCTCAAGCACATTTAAGTTAATGTAATCAACAATGGCATCAATATCCCATTCTTCTTCCACTTTATCCTGCGGCGTATGAATATCGACTACACGTTCAATCGCAGACTTCATCATTCCTTCGACAATCTCACGTAAATTGTCGGAATCAAGCACATTGTAACGCTGGTCATAAATGACGTCACGCTGTTGGCGCAGAACATCATCATATTGAAGCAACGTTTTACGCGCATCAAAGTTATTTCCTTCAACACGTTTTTGCGCTGACTCAACCGCACGGGATACGAGCTTACTTTCAATCGGCTGGTCATCCTCCATGCCCAAACGCTCCATCATCGAACGCATATTATCAGAACCGAAACGGCGCATCAATTCATCTTCCATTGATAGATAGAATACAGACATACCTGGGTCACCTTGACGACCGGCACGACCACGGAGCTGGTTATCAATCCGGCGACTTTCATGGCGCTCGGTACCAATAACCGCAAGGCCGCCTACATCAATTACACCTTCGCCAAGCTTGATATCTGTACCACGTCCGGCCATATTCGTCGCAATCGTTACCGCACCTTTTTGCCCTGCGTTCTCAATGATATCGGCTTCTTTTTCATGGTTTTTCGCGTTCAGAACGTGATGTGGAATCCCTTTCTTCTTCAAGTAACGAGAAATCAATTCTGAAGTTTCGATATTTACCGTACCGACAAGAATTGGCTGCCCATTGCTGTGACGCTCTGCAATATCCTCTACAACGGCACGGAACTTGCCATCCATCGTCTTATAGATCAAATCAGGACGGTCATTACGCGCAATCGGCTTGTTTGTCGGAATTACAACAACACTCATATTGTAAATGTTACGGAACTCTTCTTCCTCAGTCTTCGCCGTACCTGTCATACCCGACAGCTTGTCATACATACGGAAATAGTTCTGGAACGTAATGGTCGCAAGTGTCATACTTTCGTTTTGAATTTGCAGACCTTCCTTCGCCTCAATCGCCTGGTGAAGACCATCGCTGTAGCGACGCCCTTTCATCATCCGGCCTGTAAATTGGTCAACGATTACAATTTCGCCATCCTGCACGACATAATCGGCATCACGATGCATGCTGACGTGAGCCTTTAATGCCTGATTAATGTGATGGGTAAGCTGCACATGGCTTATGTCAAACAAGTTATCAATTTTAAACGCACGCTCAGCCTTGTTAATTCCTTCTTCCGTCAGCTGAACATTCTTCGTCTTCTCATCATACGTATAATCGTCCTCACGCTTTAGCGTACGAACAAACCCATTTGCTTGATGATAAAGGTTCGCAGACTTCTTCGCAGACCCGGAGATAATTAATGGTGTACGAGCTTCATCAACTAAGATGGAGTCAACCTCATCAATAATCGCAAAATGGAGCGGGCGCTGAACCATTTGTTCCTTATACAGCACCATGTTGTCACGCAAGTAATCGAACCCAAATTCATTGTTCGTTCCATACGTGATATCACACTCATATGCTTCCTTCTTCTCTTCACGTGACATGCTGTTTAGGTTCAAACCAACCGTCAAGCCAAGAAAGTCATATAATTGACCCATTTCTTCCGCATCACGGCTTGCAAGGTATTCATTGACCGTAATAATGTGCACACCTTTGCCTGTTAACGCATTTAAATAGGCTGGCATTGTAGACGCCAACGTTTTACCTTCACCTGTTTTCATCTCTGAAATGTTACCTTCATGCAGCGCCACAGCACCCATCAGCTGTACTGGATAAGGACGCATACCAAGAACGCGTGTAGACGCCTCACGTACAAGCGCATACGCTTCTGGCATAATCTTATCAAGTGATTCACCTTTTTGAACGCGCTCCTTATATTCAGCTGTCTTTGCCTTCAGCTCATCATCAGACAGCTTTTCCATTTCAGCTCCTAGCGCTTCAACGTCCTCTACAACCTTCTGCATACGATTCAATTGGCGTTGATTGCCGTCACCAAACATTTTTTTCAGGATTCCAATCATATCTGAACGCTCCCCTGCTTTCTATAGTGGACAAAGGGCGGAGCTCCACGCTCTCACCGATTTTATTAGAATTTCCGCTTACCCCTCAATTAGGGTAAACGCTCTGAGCTAAATTTCACATCTATTCGTAAAACTTGGCACCCCACCAAGTTATAAAAAAAATAAAGCCTCTATATCGAAAGCCTTCGTTTTATCTAAAAGTTCTATGACAGTCCATATTATATAATAACATTTTCCTTTAACGCATTCTACTCAACCCTGTTTTAATGTAGGGATTAAAAAAAGTCATGCCCCTAAAAGCATGACCCTAACCAAGATTAACCTTTAATATCAATATTATGACCAGAAGTTGGATGTGGAGCGGATTTCTGCATCATTTCAACCATTGCATTCCCTTGCTGCTCAGCAACATTCATCGTCTTCTTCTTTAATGCAACATCTACTTGGCTGTTCGCATTCATCTGGCTCATTGCCATCGAAGCACCTGCAACATTCATCGTAAAACCTCCCTCTATCCTTCTTACTACTACCTTACCATTTAAATGTAAATTTTTATAGAATATTTATGAAAAGTTTATTAATTGCTTTAATCTGCCTCATTGGAGATCAGAGGCTTAGGATTATTTTCGATAACCGGAAATCTCATTAGAAATTTGGTGCCTTCATCTACCTTACTGTCAATATGTAAATCACCATTCATCGCATCGATAATACTGAAAACGACCATCATTCCAAGACCTGTTCCCTTCTCTTTCGTTGAGTAGAAAGGTTCTCCAAGCCGCTCTAGCTTCTCTTTGTCCATCCCGATTCCTTCGTCTTGGATTAGTACGTAAACATTGTCAGATTCTCTCGAAATGGCTAAGTCAATATTCCCACCTCTAGGCATTGCTTCGACACAGTTCTTCAAAATATTTGTTAAGCATTGCTGAAAGGTTTGGGCCTGCCCGACAATGACACACGAGCATTCTGATGGACCTGCATTTAAACGAACATCTACGCCATGCATATTGGCATAAGGCTTCATAATTGAACAGCAGCGAACAACTTCATTTGCAATATTCAATTGTTCAGGCTTTTCAATACCAGGCTTCGCGAATGAAAGATAATTCGTAATAATCCGCTCCGCATTATCAACCTCATCAAGTGCCAGTTGAATGAATTCCTCTCTCTTATTCTCCGGCAAACCCTTTTGCTTCAATAACTGGACAAACCCTCTTGTGACCGTCAATGGGTTGCGAATCTCATGGGCAAACGAAGCTGCCAAATCACTAACAACCTGCCGTTTTTCAGCTTGTTTTACCTGCTCTTGAACTTTGATATTTGACTTCATCCGTTCAATAAAGTGAAGGGTCAATAATAAACCTGCCGTTTGAAAGAAAAACACTTGGACCGTAAATAAACTTAGCACTCGGTTCATTTCATAGAAAAGTGGAAAGTAAATCAGCATCGCGACTGGTTTTAAGATAGATAATGAAAAGACAATAATGGCTTTCTGCTTCAATCCCCGCTTCTTAAAGTTCGGCTCGACATACAAGAGCATTGCAAACAAGACAACATTAACAAGTATCGCGATGTACACACCGTCTCCACCCATATATAAACGAAACGCAACTAACACAGAGAACAAAATACTTCCAGGCACACGTCCTAAATACAAAAACACAAAGATAAACGGAATTTGGCGCAAATCAAACGCGTGCCCCGGAATAATCATGATCGGAAAAGACATACACAGCAGCATTACTCCACTGCTAATGAGAACTGCAAGCAGCTTTCCCTGTCTATATAAACGCGTTTTATCTGCTAAATACAGTTGATAAACAAACAACGGTAACAATATGAATAATAGATTAATAAGAAGGTTACTAATATGGGTTCACCCCTCTTTCCACCGCTATTCAACCTTTACTTTAGCATGAACCACATTGGCATTTCTAGGTATTTCGAACTTAAAAATAATATAAAAAGCGCAACCCAAAGTGGATTGCGCTTAGACTGCCGAAAAACTCAGTCAAAACAGTTAAGATGAAGCATTGGAACAGTCTTCGAAAGGTATATTAGCTAGGCTCAATCAAGCCATATTTTCCGTCTCTTCTGCGATAAACAACGTTTGTATTGTTTGTTTCAGAATTTGTAAAGACGAAGAAGCTATGACCTAACATATTCATTTGAAGAATGGCTTCCTCAGAATCCATTGGCTTAAGGTTGAAACGCTTTGTACGTACAACATCTGCGCCTTCTTCTTCCTCAAGCAATTCATCACGCGCTTCTTTTTCCAATTCTGCAAACACATATTTCGGAGAATTGCCATCTTGACGGAACTTGCGGTTTACTCTCGTCTTATGCTTACGGATTTGACGCTCTAACTTATTTACAACAAGGTCAATCGCTGCATACATATCTACATGTGTTTCCTCAGCACGCAATAGAAGCTGAGACATCGGAATTGTAACCTCAATTTTCTGCTCTGTATGAACACTTAAATTAACATGCACTTCAGATGTAGGAGGCGTATCAAAATAACGCTCTAGTTTTCCAATCTTCTTCTCAATATACTCACGCAATGCGGGAGTAACAGTGATATTTTCGCCACGAATATTATAATTCATAAACTTACCCCTCCTTGTTTCTATGTACTACTATATTTCTACAATTCCCTTTTAAAACCCTGCTTAAACAGGAGAAAATTTTGTCGAAATTGTGGAAGTAAAAATCCCCAGACACAAAACATGAGTCTAGGGAGGTTTATTAGCTTTTTCTGTCAAGGAACATTCCATCGTTATTTACTTTGTCATATGGGTTAGAGTACCGCTGATTTTTCACTTTTCTTGCTTTCAGCTTCTTCAATTCCTGATCGAACTGTCCTTTATGCTTTTCCATAAGCACATTAATTTCGCTTTGATAATGAACAATTTTCTGAGCGATTTGTTGTTCTTGTTCATTTTTAGGTTTCCCTACGCGATTTATAATTAATTGCCTCTGGTCTAACAACTTATGCACATCTTCGACAGATTTCCCTTCTTCGTCGGAGAAACTGCCTTTTAGCAGCTTAACAAGCTCTTCGGAATTCTGTAGTAATTTAACCAAGTATTCCATTATGCCTGCCCAGTTTTCTTAAATTCTTGCTTTCGGAGCTCAAGTATAATCTGTTTCCACGTATCTCTGAACTCCGTCACATACCCTTCTGCTTCTTCTAAAATTTCAAGGCTGTTCTTCGTATTTGCTTCTACCAATCTTCTATAGATGTAATCATACATCTGCAGCATATTTTGAGCGACTTCTTGCTTCGTATCCAGCGTCACCATCAGCTCATTAATAATATCTTGAGCCTTTAGTAAATTTGTATTTCTTCCTTGGATATCTTGCTTTTCCATCGCAATTTTTGCTTGTTTAATAAATTTAATACAACCATTATATAACATTAACGTGAGCTCACCTGGTGAAGCCGTATTGACTGAGTTACTTTTATATTTTTGATAAGCTTGTGTATTGGACATAGTGCTTACGCTCCCTTAAAAACCTATTTGTTACTGGCCGCCGCCCATACCTAACTGGGACATGAGCTGTGCTGATTGCTGATTCATGCGCTGCATCGCTTTCTCCATCGCATTGAATTGGTCCCATAAGCGCTCTTCAATCATTTTCAAACGACGCTCATAAGAATCGATGTTGTCGTCTAGCCTTAAGATTTGCTTACCAATCGTATGACCATGGTTCGTTAAAGACCCTTGGCTGCCAGCTTTCTCTCTTACCTTATCCATCGTCTCATCCAATGAATCTCTTAAGCGTCGAGCAATACCTTTTTCACTATATGTGTCTCCTTCTGCCATAAATAATTCATAAATAGCTTCTGGATCCTTTTCAATTGCCTTTTTCAACTTTGCTTCATCAAGCTCTAGCTTCCCGTGTTCTAAATAATTTTTCGATGTTGTTATCCCAATTTCAGCTAATTGGTTATAATCCGAATTCGTTGTACTTGCACTTACTTCTGTGTATATATCCTGTCTTAACTTATTCATTCCACTTGAAAGAACACTATCACGACGCAACAAACCAGACTTCGCCTTTTCTTCCCAATCTTCAATTTCTTTCTCAGACATATTTGCCTTCTGCTCATCAGTAAGCGGCTTGAAAGAGCGGTAATTTTCCTCAGTAAGCTTGCCGTTAACTTTACCAATCATTTCATTGTATTTGTCTACAAAGGATTTGATTGTGTCAAAGATGCCTTCTGTGTCTGTTTTGGAACTTATGTTGACTGGATCTGTGAATTTTGATTTTAAATCTATTGTGACATCATTGATTGTGAAATTGTTTGACTTACGTGTAGTTGTTAATCCGTTCACCGTAAAGCTTGCGTCTAGACCATCCGAATACGAACCATTTCCAGTTATTGAATCGTAAGGAACAGATGGGTCCATGTTAAGAATATTTGTAAAAAAAGAAGAATTGGCATCTTCAGGATCACCGGGGTCTAAACCAGTAGTGATACTCTCAGTAAATTGAATTTCAGTTTCTGTGCCAAGATCCCCAGTCTCGGTCCTAGTAGCTACTACCCTTTGAGTTCCTTCATCATAAAACATA is from Bacillus tianshenii and encodes:
- a CDS encoding YitT family protein, whose amino-acid sequence is MKKYKRQEPNRILTMVISYAYVLIGSCIMALAFNLFLLPNKIASGGISGISIILDAVFGWEPAIFQAAVNVPLFFLALLTLGLAFGAKSLLGTFALPFFVYLSRNIEPLTTEPLLGALFGGIGIGLGLGMVFRGNGSTGGVAILAAILHKYTGISLGACVALIDGITVTTSAFVFNVEQALYALIGLFVTSKTIDIVQVGFGRSKMALIITDREPEVRKGVLEKIDRGVTRISAQGGYTDDERPVLMCVVEQSEFTKLKQLVKSIDSSAFVIVMDASEVLGEGFKRE
- a CDS encoding cytochrome c gives rise to the protein MKKKLLAMLFGSALVLGACGGGGENNASEEPAEQPAEEQPAEEQPAEEPAEGTEGEGGAVDTAGAEEVYQQSCASCHGQNLEGGVGPKLADAGSRLSKDDIMSIIQNGQGSMPAGLLQGEDAEKVAAWLAEKK
- the fliS gene encoding flagellar export chaperone FliS: MSNTQAYQKYKSNSVNTASPGELTLMLYNGCIKFIKQAKIAMEKQDIQGRNTNLLKAQDIINELMVTLDTKQEVAQNMLQMYDYIYRRLVEANTKNSLEILEEAEGYVTEFRDTWKQIILELRKQEFKKTGQA
- the raiA gene encoding ribosome-associated translation inhibitor RaiA encodes the protein MNYNIRGENITVTPALREYIEKKIGKLERYFDTPPTSEVHVNLSVHTEQKIEVTIPMSQLLLRAEETHVDMYAAIDLVVNKLERQIRKHKTRVNRKFRQDGNSPKYVFAELEKEARDELLEEEEGADVVRTKRFNLKPMDSEEAILQMNMLGHSFFVFTNSETNNTNVVYRRRDGKYGLIEPS
- the secA gene encoding preprotein translocase subunit SecA, which codes for MIGILKKMFGDGNQRQLNRMQKVVEDVEALGAEMEKLSDDELKAKTAEYKERVQKGESLDKIMPEAYALVREASTRVLGMRPYPVQLMGAVALHEGNISEMKTGEGKTLASTMPAYLNALTGKGVHIITVNEYLASRDAEEMGQLYDFLGLTVGLNLNSMSREEKKEAYECDITYGTNNEFGFDYLRDNMVLYKEQMVQRPLHFAIIDEVDSILVDEARTPLIISGSAKKSANLYHQANGFVRTLKREDDYTYDEKTKNVQLTEEGINKAERAFKIDNLFDISHVQLTHHINQALKAHVSMHRDADYVVQDGEIVIVDQFTGRMMKGRRYSDGLHQAIEAKEGLQIQNESMTLATITFQNYFRMYDKLSGMTGTAKTEEEEFRNIYNMSVVVIPTNKPIARNDRPDLIYKTMDGKFRAVVEDIAERHSNGQPILVGTVNIETSELISRYLKKKGIPHHVLNAKNHEKEADIIENAGQKGAVTIATNMAGRGTDIKLGEGVIDVGGLAVIGTERHESRRIDNQLRGRAGRQGDPGMSVFYLSMEDELMRRFGSDNMRSMMERLGMEDDQPIESKLVSRAVESAQKRVEGNNFDARKTLLQYDDVLRQQRDVIYDQRYNVLDSDNLREIVEGMMKSAIERVVDIHTPQDKVEEEWDIDAIVDYINLNVLEEGALSKNDLAGKVQEEILELIIEKVHAKYDEKEEAFGPEQMREFEKVIVLRVVDTKWMDHIDAMDQLRQGIHLRAYGQNDPLREYQMEGFSMFENMIATIEEDVTKYVMKAQIQNNLQREKVAEGQAVNPKQDEETKKRKPFVKKDEVGRNDPCPCGSGKKYKQCHGR
- the prfB gene encoding peptide chain release factor 2 (programmed frameshift); the encoded protein is MELVEIKQELEKMAKRLADFRGSLDLDTKKARIAELEGVMAEPSFWDDQDSAQKVIGEVNALKDSAHSFQDLQERYENLEVSYELVKEEHDEDLRAELEEEIKDLAKGLNQFELNLLLSEPYDKNNAILELHPGAGGTESQDWASMLLRMYSRWGERKGFKVETLDYLPGDEAGVKSVTLLIKGHNAYGYLKAEKGVHRLVRISPFDSSGRRHTSFVSCEVMPEFNDEIEIDIRTEDLKIDTYRASGAGGQHVNTTDSAVRITHTPTNVIVTCQSERSQIKNRDRAMKMLKAKLYQKRIEEQEQELAEIRGEQKEIGWGSQIRSYVFHPYSMVKDHRTNVEVGNTQAVMDGDLEMFIDAYLRSRINA
- a CDS encoding ATP-binding protein, with amino-acid sequence MLLCMSFPIMIIPGHAFDLRQIPFIFVFLYLGRVPGSILFSVLVAFRLYMGGDGVYIAILVNVVLFAMLLYVEPNFKKRGLKQKAIIVFSLSILKPVAMLIYFPLFYEMNRVLSLFTVQVFFFQTAGLLLTLHFIERMKSNIKVQEQVKQAEKRQVVSDLAASFAHEIRNPLTVTRGFVQLLKQKGLPENKREEFIQLALDEVDNAERIITNYLSFAKPGIEKPEQLNIANEVVRCCSIMKPYANMHGVDVRLNAGPSECSCVIVGQAQTFQQCLTNILKNCVEAMPRGGNIDLAISRESDNVYVLIQDEGIGMDKEKLERLGEPFYSTKEKGTGLGMMVVFSIIDAMNGDLHIDSKVDEGTKFLMRFPVIENNPKPLISNEAD
- a CDS encoding flagellar hook-associated protein 2 → MESIKFTGLASGMDTQSIVDSMMQARRLPLDRLKADKQTFEWQRSEYREMSKLLKEFDQFIFDGISRQANMLKRTVTSSNEDLVSATVAAGKGDVSFTLENVSQLAKPARLMSSSSIGSIDPSKSLWSQFQSPTDPLLGFWKQESGIEEGFTVPDDSTMKKFQLSKGAVSGIGADDTISVTTPNDPTVPSSPTTSKNYTIVTDKTTWDGYDAATKADRVFLNTETGLLEFGEELAAGSEFSVTYDHNYLSFNIETNKADGTRQSVDGGFKFSGSTSLNKMFEEINSSNAGVNMFYDEGTQRVVATRTETGDLGTETEIQFTESITTGLDPGDPEDANSSFFTNILNMDPSVPYDSITGNGSYSDGLDASFTVNGLTTTRKSNNFTINDVTIDLKSKFTDPVNISSKTDTEGIFDTIKSFVDKYNEMIGKVNGKLTEENYRSFKPLTDEQKANMSEKEIEDWEEKAKSGLLRRDSVLSSGMNKLRQDIYTEVSASTTNSDYNQLAEIGITTSKNYLEHGKLELDEAKLKKAIEKDPEAIYELFMAEGDTYSEKGIARRLRDSLDETMDKVREKAGSQGSLTNHGHTIGKQILRLDDNIDSYERRLKMIEERLWDQFNAMEKAMQRMNQQSAQLMSQLGMGGGQ
- a CDS encoding YjfB family protein produces the protein MNVAGASMAMSQMNANSQVDVALKKKTMNVAEQQGNAMVEMMQKSAPHPTSGHNIDIKG